From the genome of Acidobacteriota bacterium:
CCGATCTCCTCGGCCGCGAAAAGAATGACGGTGATGGATCTCTTCGGCCGTCCGCCGGCCTCCCGGATCAGCCGGACGGCCTCCATGGCCGGCGCGAATCCGGAACTGTCATCGACGGCCCCGGTTGCGGTGCTGAAGCAGTCGAAATGGCCGCCGAGGACGACGTGCTCATCGGGATATTCGCTGCCCCGGAGAGTCGCGACGACGTTATGGAATTTGACCGGCCCCATCTTGAACCAGTTCCGGATATCGAACTCGAGCTCGACCCGCTCGCCCTTCTCGACGAGAGCCTTGATTTCGTTGAATTGGTCCTCGGCCAGCTTGATGTCCGGCAGGTCGGGGAGCTTGTCCCAGGATTCGACGAAGCCGTCCATCATCCGGAACGGCATGGTCTTCGACGACTGGATGGTGCCGAGAGCGCCGGCCTCGAGAAGCGTCGCGGTGAGCGGAGGCATCAATTGAGAGTCGGCGTACTCCGGGGTGTTCCGGCGGCCGTCGCGGGCGAATCCCGAGTTTTCTCCGGCTATCAGGACCCAGGCGCCTTTGAATGCGGCCGGGTCGGCGCGGACCTCGGCGATAGCCTCCTCGACGGCGGTGCGCTTCTTTTCGACCTGTTCGGGCATTGCGTTCCGGCCCGGAATGGAGAACGGATCGGCCTTCAGGACGACGACCGGTCCTCTCTGAACGCCTTTTGTCCCGGCCGTGAAGCTGGGGGTTCCGAAAAAGAGCGTTTTTTCCGCCGGGACGACCATTTTCCCGAACCAGGGCCCGCGGTTGAAACCAACGGGCACTTCTCCGGCCTCGTCGAGTTCGACTTCGAGCCCCCACTGGGCGAACTGCCGGGCCGCCCATTCGGCGGCGTCGTTGTAGGCGTTTGTGCCCGACTCCCGGCCGCCGAAACGGTTGGCGGCGATATCGCTCCAGAGCATGACCCGGTTGTCGGTCGTGCCGAGTTCGATGATCTTTTCAATGACGGGATCGCCGCCGGCTTGCGCCGCGGGTTGGCTTTTCGGAGCGCCCGCCGAGGAAAAAAGAAAAATCGCGATGATGGCGAGAAGAAGCGCGCGTTGTTTCATGAGTCCGCCTTTCAATAAATATTCATGACATGCGAAGTATCGATTATAGCAAAAAAAGCGGCCGGCTTCCCTTGCAATTTGGTGGTATGTCCGTCGGCGGCGGAAGCGTGCGAAGGGGCGCTAGCCCCGCTTCGGACGCCGTCAATCTTCCGCGACGGTTCCGTAGAGGTTGTCCGGCGGCGGGATTCCCCGTTTCTCGGCGGAAACCACGCAATCCCGGAAACCGGGGCGGTCCTTGCGGTTATGCGCAACCAGGGCCTGAACGACTTCCAAGCTCAGCTTTCCGCTCCCGGCCATATCCGTGAGCACTTCGAGGGCCGTCCGGTTGTTATAGGGAGTCGGCCGGTACGGCCGGGGAGAAAGCAGCGCGTCATAAACGTCGCAGGCGGCGATGATTTCGACCATCCTGTTTTTCAGGGGGATTCCCAGGGGATAGCCGGATCCGTCCCGCCGTTCATGATGTTCAGCGGCGACCCGGGCCGGGAAACTCCGGGGGTTGCGCAGGTAATAACTGAGAAGCACAAAACCGGCCAGGGCGTGATGCTCGAGGATGTTTTTTTCCGTTCTGGACAGAGGTTGAGTCTTTTTCAGGACGTTGAGAGGAATGCAGATTTTCCCGATATCGTGGAGGGTTCCGGCCATGGCTTCGGCGATCCAGTCTTCGGATTTCGTCATCAGGTCCCGGACCAGGATCGTCGACAAGGCGAAGACCATGAGCAGGTGCCGATAGGTGTAGGAATCACATGCCTTGAGATGAGCGATGACATCCAGAACGGGTGTGATCACGTGCATTTTTCCCATGAGACCCAGGGCGAAGCGCTGTTCCTCCTCCCGGAAAATTCGGGAATAGGGGGGTTCATAGAGAAGAAGGACGATATCCTTATGGATGTCGTCGAACCCCAGGAAAGGCAGCTTTCGATAGGGCGCGTCCGAGTTGGATGCGATCAATTCCAGAAGGGTTTCCGGAGTCAGCCTGGTTCCGGCGGGGAGAAGCACGCGGTTGTCCAGGGTGACGACCGGATAGTCAAGACTTGGGGCGTTCATCATTTTATCCGGAAAACCATAGCCTCCCTGACATTCAGTCTAATAAAAAAGGCAAGGCCTGTAAAGGCCTGTCCTTGACAATGCCTGAAGGAGCGGCTTACACTTGCCGGCGAGAGCCGAATGGGATTTCGGAGGAGGGGTCCATGAAAGATATCCTTAAAGCCATTCAGGATGTTCCGCGCGAGAAATTGCCCAAGGCACTTCTGATGGCCGGGCATTTTTTCCTGGTCATCACGATGTTCTGGGTGCTCAAGCCGATGAAGAAAATGGTCTTCATCTCCACCTATGTCGTGGACGGATTCAACCTCCTGGGCTGGCGGATGACGGGGTCGGAGGCCGAGCAGTTGGCCAAGATCCTGAACATGGTTATGGCCGCGATCGGGGTCGTCGTCTTCACCTGGCTGTCCCGCCGGATCACGCGGCAGAAACTCGTCTACGGCTGGGCGCTGTTTTTCATCGGCTGCTTTGTCCTCTTCAGCGCCGTCATCGGCCGGCCGACCGGCGCGGTTGCCTGGTCGTTTTATCTTTTCGGCGATTTCTTCAACACCGTCATGGTTGTTCTTTTCTGGGCCTTCCTCAACGACATCGTCAGTTCGGACGAGGCCAAGCGACTCTACGGCATCTGCGGGCTGGGAGGCGTTCTCGGCGGCTGGTTCGGTTCGGCCATCGTGGCGGGCTTCGTGGAAAAGGTGGGCGGCCCGATCCTCCTCCTCGCCTGTGCGGGCGGCGCCGGGCTGATCATGGTGGTCGCCTACGCGGTCTCCCGGATCGTGAAGAAGGAAGAGTCTCGGCCCGGGACCGCCGAGGTTCGCAGCCGGATCGGACCCTCACCCGAGCCCGAAATGAAGAAAAGCCGGGCCGCCTTGGAGGGCGCCAAGCTGGTTTTCTCCTCGCGTTACCTGCTGGCCATCGTGGCCATCGTCGGCTGCTATGAAATCGTCTCCACGATCATGGATTTCCAGTGGACGCGGAGCGTCGAGACGGCCATCCACAGCGGGGCGGTCACCAAGGCCTATTTCGGCTCCGTGTATTTCGTGACCAACAGCGTTGCCGTGTTCGTCCAGTTTTTTCT
Proteins encoded in this window:
- a CDS encoding M20/M25/M40 family metallo-hydrolase; the encoded protein is MKQRALLLAIIAIFLFSSAGAPKSQPAAQAGGDPVIEKIIELGTTDNRVMLWSDIAANRFGGRESGTNAYNDAAEWAARQFAQWGLEVELDEAGEVPVGFNRGPWFGKMVVPAEKTLFFGTPSFTAGTKGVQRGPVVVLKADPFSIPGRNAMPEQVEKKRTAVEEAIAEVRADPAAFKGAWVLIAGENSGFARDGRRNTPEYADSQLMPPLTATLLEAGALGTIQSSKTMPFRMMDGFVESWDKLPDLPDIKLAEDQFNEIKALVEKGERVELEFDIRNWFKMGPVKFHNVVATLRGSEYPDEHVVLGGHFDCFSTATGAVDDSSGFAPAMEAVRLIREAGGRPKRSITVILFAAEEIGLVGSQAWLKNRPGIAPRIPMMINRDGSPSAITGAVVPETWLDDFRTITAPLETLNPKWPFRLERGLPRVRATRPAGTDSSSFEMEGVPTLRFRTQTDYTYTRAWHTLYDLYNELVPYTEHQRHTALVTAVVAYGAANLEPPLPREGVYLADGLYAEISFADAEAPIQITVDLDFKNAPLQTANFIRIIEGKSEDRPGGGAGQRPGGPPGAGPRPEVPPIGTIEIRDGLVAGLIVSDAQKSMAVTELALTANPATQHDAAGVLGVSGPNAFHLTLGARTDLDDKTTAIGRTIAGLDLLKTLKTGDAIRSIRIVRVGQAAQDFKTDDETFRKLLDAGK
- a CDS encoding HD domain-containing protein; translated protein: MMNAPSLDYPVVTLDNRVLLPAGTRLTPETLLELIASNSDAPYRKLPFLGFDDIHKDIVLLLYEPPYSRIFREEEQRFALGLMGKMHVITPVLDVIAHLKACDSYTYRHLLMVFALSTILVRDLMTKSEDWIAEAMAGTLHDIGKICIPLNVLKKTQPLSRTEKNILEHHALAGFVLLSYYLRNPRSFPARVAAEHHERRDGSGYPLGIPLKNRMVEIIAACDVYDALLSPRPYRPTPYNNRTALEVLTDMAGSGKLSLEVVQALVAHNRKDRPGFRDCVVSAEKRGIPPPDNLYGTVAED
- a CDS encoding Npt1/Npt2 family nucleotide transporter; its protein translation is MKDILKAIQDVPREKLPKALLMAGHFFLVITMFWVLKPMKKMVFISTYVVDGFNLLGWRMTGSEAEQLAKILNMVMAAIGVVVFTWLSRRITRQKLVYGWALFFIGCFVLFSAVIGRPTGAVAWSFYLFGDFFNTVMVVLFWAFLNDIVSSDEAKRLYGICGLGGVLGGWFGSAIVAGFVEKVGGPILLLACAGGAGLIMVVAYAVSRIVKKEESRPGTAEVRSRIGPSPEPEMKKSRAALEGAKLVFSSRYLLAIVAIVGCYEIVSTIMDFQWTRSVETAIHSGAVTKAYFGSVYFVTNSVAVFVQFFLTSLVMRKFGVGIGLLILPVVAFCGSAAFFLFPVLMVGNALSVSDNGLNYSINQSSKEALYVPTAPEVKYRAKAFIDMFVMRFAKAVAVIINLAIFNAVPAGGIRWLSLVTLILLAVWISRARYAGRQFELKA